A single Roseinatronobacter monicus DNA region contains:
- a CDS encoding GcvT family protein, whose amino-acid sequence MTQTYRAIVIGGGVVGCSVLYHLAKAGWTDALLIERSELTSGSSWHAAGGFHTLNGDPNVARLQAYTVGLYKELEELSGQSCGLHLTGGVMLADSAERMDFLRMTHARGRALGMQTELITPSEAQAMFPLLDPKHFVGALWDPVEGHLDPSGTTHAYAKAARVLGAQIALRNPVRELTQDPDGMWNVITEGGTYRAEHVVNAGGLWARELGRMVGIELPVLAMEHMYLLTEPMEEVAAFNRETGRELIGVIDFKGEIYTRQERDGILLGTYEKDCRPWSPLSTPWDFGHELLPPDLDRIAPSLEVGFRHFPALERAGIKQVINGPFTFAPDGNPLVGPVPGLTNYWSACAVMAGFSQGGGVGLVLANWMTTGDPGHDVFGMDVARFGDWASLRYTNAKVRENYARRFSIRFPNEELPAARPHLTTPLYDLMLRDNHAVMGDSWGLETPLWFAPSAREAQDVPSFHRSNDFPHVGAEVRAVREGVGVTEIANFAKYEVTGPGAAAFLDRLMTNRLPQAGRMVLTPMLNPQGKLIGDFTIACATPMRFFIWGSLAATKYHMRWFEAHLPSDGSAQVRALGLGLVGLSIAGPQSRAVLGALVDEDISDAAFRFMDFREMDVAGAPCLVNRITYTGDLGYELWMAPEWQRRVYLAIKQAGAEHGIRDFGMRALLSMRFEKNFPTWFAELRPIYGPIEGAMERFVAYDKPDFIGRDAALRERQNGPRLRRVSLVIDADRADASADAPIWARTAHDYGTITPPQGFGAPRFDATGITLPAPHPSIQREWRVVGWVTSGGYGHHVGLSLAQGYIPAALATRPDKGLFEVEIMGQRRAAQIALDPPFDPTGSRMRS is encoded by the coding sequence ATGACCCAGACTTACCGCGCCATCGTCATCGGAGGGGGGGTTGTCGGCTGTTCGGTCCTCTATCATCTGGCAAAAGCAGGCTGGACCGATGCGCTTCTGATCGAGCGGTCGGAACTGACTTCCGGTTCCAGCTGGCACGCAGCAGGCGGGTTTCACACCCTGAATGGCGACCCGAATGTGGCGCGGCTGCAAGCCTATACTGTGGGGCTGTATAAGGAGCTTGAGGAGCTATCAGGCCAGTCTTGCGGGCTGCACCTGACCGGCGGCGTCATGCTGGCTGACAGCGCCGAGAGGATGGATTTTCTTCGCATGACCCATGCGCGCGGGCGCGCCCTTGGCATGCAAACCGAATTGATCACCCCGTCCGAGGCACAGGCCATGTTCCCGCTGCTGGACCCGAAGCATTTTGTCGGCGCTCTCTGGGACCCGGTCGAGGGGCATTTGGACCCTTCCGGCACCACCCATGCCTATGCGAAAGCCGCCCGCGTGCTGGGTGCACAGATCGCATTGCGCAACCCCGTACGCGAGTTGACCCAAGACCCCGACGGCATGTGGAACGTCATCACCGAGGGCGGCACCTACCGCGCTGAGCATGTGGTCAATGCAGGCGGGCTCTGGGCGCGCGAATTGGGGCGCATGGTCGGTATTGAGCTGCCGGTTCTGGCGATGGAGCATATGTATCTGCTGACCGAACCGATGGAGGAGGTGGCCGCCTTCAACCGCGAAACAGGGCGCGAATTGATCGGTGTGATTGATTTCAAGGGCGAGATTTATACCCGACAGGAACGGGACGGCATCTTGCTGGGCACCTATGAGAAAGATTGCCGCCCATGGTCGCCGCTGTCCACACCTTGGGATTTCGGGCATGAACTGCTGCCCCCCGATCTGGACCGCATCGCCCCCTCGCTTGAGGTGGGCTTTCGCCATTTCCCCGCCTTGGAACGGGCCGGAATAAAGCAGGTCATCAACGGCCCCTTCACCTTCGCCCCCGATGGCAACCCGCTGGTCGGGCCAGTGCCGGGGCTGACAAATTACTGGTCGGCCTGTGCGGTGATGGCCGGTTTCTCTCAGGGCGGCGGGGTCGGGCTGGTGTTGGCCAACTGGATGACAACGGGCGATCCGGGCCATGATGTCTTCGGCATGGATGTCGCGCGCTTTGGCGACTGGGCCAGCCTGCGCTACACCAATGCGAAAGTGCGCGAGAATTACGCGCGCCGCTTCTCGATCCGTTTCCCGAATGAGGAATTGCCCGCCGCGCGCCCGCATCTGACCACCCCGCTTTATGACCTGATGCTGCGCGACAATCACGCGGTCATGGGTGACAGTTGGGGGCTGGAAACACCGCTCTGGTTCGCCCCCTCCGCGCGTGAGGCACAGGATGTGCCCTCCTTCCACCGCTCCAATGATTTCCCTCATGTCGGCGCCGAGGTGCGCGCCGTGCGCGAAGGTGTCGGCGTCACTGAAATCGCCAATTTCGCCAAATATGAAGTGACAGGGCCGGGTGCCGCGGCTTTTCTCGACCGGCTGATGACCAACCGGTTGCCCCAAGCGGGCCGCATGGTCCTGACCCCGATGCTCAACCCGCAAGGCAAGCTGATCGGTGATTTCACCATCGCTTGCGCCACCCCGATGCGTTTTTTCATCTGGGGCTCGCTCGCGGCCACAAAGTACCACATGCGCTGGTTTGAGGCACATCTGCCATCTGATGGCAGCGCGCAGGTCCGTGCGCTTGGGCTGGGACTGGTCGGCCTGTCCATCGCTGGCCCGCAATCGCGCGCTGTGCTTGGCGCATTGGTCGACGAAGACATCTCCGACGCCGCTTTCCGCTTCATGGATTTCCGCGAGATGGATGTGGCAGGCGCGCCCTGTCTGGTTAACCGCATCACCTATACGGGCGATCTGGGCTATGAACTCTGGATGGCCCCCGAATGGCAACGCCGCGTCTATCTGGCCATCAAACAGGCCGGGGCAGAGCACGGCATCCGCGATTTCGGAATGCGCGCGCTGTTGTCAATGCGGTTCGAGAAGAACTTCCCCACTTGGTTTGCCGAACTACGCCCCATCTACGGCCCGATTGAGGGCGCGATGGAACGCTTTGTCGCCTATGACAAGCCTGATTTCATCGGCCGAGACGCAGCCCTGCGCGAACGCCAGAACGGCCCCCGCCTGCGCCGCGTCTCGCTGGTTATTGACGCCGACCGCGCCGATGCCAGCGCAGATGCCCCGATCTGGGCGCGCACCGCCCACGATTACGGCACCATCACCCCGCCGCAAGGTTTCGGCGCGCCGCGCTTTGACGCAACAGGCATCACGCTGCCCGCACCGCACCCCTCCATCCAAAGGGAGTGGCGCGTGGTGGGCTGGGTCACATCGGGGGGCTATGGCCATCATGTCGGACTGTCGCTTGCGCAGGGCTATATCCCCGCCGCCCTTGCCACCCGCCCCGACAAGGGCTTGTTCGAAGTCGAAATCATGGGCCAGCGCCGCGCCGCGCAGATCGCGCTCGATCCGCCGTTTGACCCCACCGGGTCACGCATGCGAAGCTGA
- a CDS encoding phosphate/phosphite/phosphonate ABC transporter substrate-binding protein — translation MSARAALPMYDWPELREQVDAFYAQLRGLVPDLPETLTRVQTEAQLHALWHAPDLVLAQTCWGPLQSGLDAHVHVLAQPHYDDVPGGRGTRYRSALVMRAGQHCAAPLSDGACLPQGLAKLRPAINAPDSMSGCLALMQDMDAPNLAQGAYVTGSHRASIRAVADGRADFAAIDCRSWAYALSHEPAAATLIVTGWTALRPGLPFITSRQTPTALRTRLAKALVQLGAAPA, via the coding sequence ATGAGCGCGCGTGCGGCCCTGCCCATGTATGACTGGCCCGAATTGCGCGAACAGGTCGATGCGTTCTATGCACAACTGCGCGGCCTTGTGCCAGATTTGCCCGAAACCCTGACCCGCGTTCAGACGGAGGCGCAATTGCACGCCCTGTGGCACGCGCCCGATCTTGTGCTGGCCCAGACCTGCTGGGGGCCGCTGCAATCCGGGCTTGATGCGCATGTGCATGTGCTGGCCCAACCGCACTATGACGATGTGCCGGGCGGGCGCGGCACCCGCTACCGCTCGGCGCTGGTGATGCGCGCGGGCCAGCATTGCGCCGCCCCCCTGTCGGACGGGGCCTGCCTTCCGCAAGGGTTGGCGAAACTGCGCCCCGCCATCAACGCGCCCGACTCGATGTCTGGCTGCCTTGCGCTGATGCAGGATATGGACGCCCCCAATCTGGCACAGGGCGCTTATGTAACCGGCAGCCACCGCGCCTCAATCCGGGCGGTGGCCGACGGCAGGGCTGATTTCGCCGCCATTGATTGCCGCTCTTGGGCCTATGCGTTGTCCCATGAACCCGCTGCCGCCACGCTGATTGTCACGGGCTGGACAGCCCTGCGCCCCGGCCTGCCCTTCATCACATCGCGCCAAACCCCGACCGCGCTAAGAACCCGCCTTGCGAAGGCGTTGGTCCAGCTTGGCGCAGCACCTGCCTGA
- a CDS encoding fatty acid desaturase produces the protein MRRIEWPTVALIAGCYGVWLICGLWLWPVAPVSALCIMALMAALHSSLVHENLHGHPTRNRHVNEALVTLPLSLIYPYRRYQVTHLAHHHDARLTDPLEDPESWYKARWQHDRMPPLIQSLLVVNNTLIGRMLLGPVLGAIGFLTSEMQLVRLNARGVRRAWGLHLASLAPVLALIWAFGIPLWLYMLAVVWPALALISIRTFAEHRWHDAPEGRTIIVEHSPLAWLFLNNNLHIVHHQIPAAPWYALPRLYSERPAHWQALNHGYVYRNYWQMFRAHALRPKEPVVHPVLQQHPATPAPAPLGKQAA, from the coding sequence GTGCGGCGGATAGAATGGCCGACAGTTGCGCTGATTGCGGGCTGTTACGGGGTATGGTTAATCTGCGGGCTTTGGCTATGGCCCGTGGCCCCTGTCAGCGCGCTGTGTATCATGGCCCTTATGGCGGCGCTGCATTCTTCGCTGGTGCATGAAAACCTGCACGGCCACCCCACCCGCAACCGCCATGTGAATGAAGCGCTGGTCACCTTGCCCCTGTCGCTGATCTACCCTTATCGGCGCTATCAGGTCACGCATCTGGCGCACCATCATGACGCACGCCTGACCGACCCGCTGGAAGACCCTGAAAGCTGGTACAAGGCCCGTTGGCAGCATGACCGTATGCCGCCCCTGATACAAAGCCTGCTGGTCGTCAATAACACCCTGATCGGGCGCATGCTGCTTGGGCCGGTTCTGGGGGCGATAGGCTTTCTGACAAGTGAAATGCAACTTGTGCGGCTCAATGCACGCGGCGTGCGGCGGGCATGGGGGTTGCATCTGGCAAGCCTTGCGCCGGTTCTGGCGCTGATCTGGGCCTTTGGCATTCCGCTATGGCTGTATATGCTGGCAGTGGTCTGGCCCGCACTGGCGCTGATTTCCATACGCACCTTTGCCGAGCATCGCTGGCATGACGCGCCAGAAGGGCGCACCATCATTGTCGAGCACTCGCCACTGGCGTGGCTTTTCCTGAACAACAACCTGCATATCGTGCATCACCAGATTCCTGCCGCGCCGTGGTATGCCTTGCCGCGCCTCTATTCCGAGCGGCCCGCGCATTGGCAGGCGCTAAACCATGGCTATGTTTACCGCAATTACTGGCAGATGTTTCGCGCCCATGCCCTGCGCCCGAAGGAGCCCGTTGTGCACCCTGTCTTGCAGCAACACCCCGCCACGCCTGCGCCAGCACCCTTGGGCAAACAGGCCGCATGA
- a CDS encoding helix-turn-helix domain-containing protein: MNKREASALFRGRLAQLLAQSRMTQSAFAESLGIDRSALSQLLTGPDPRLPRAETLLAIAAQFQVSADWLLGLSEDTGTVTQTLDSVETEAALDSESRTAMERWHQEATGQKMRYVPAHLPDLMRTPEVIAFQAQQSEQERRRLHAQTQRRLRLSRAPEADIEMCMPLQSFEIFAAGCGVWRGLPAAVRQKQLDYIAQTVDELYPSFRMYLFDGRKRFAPPMTLFGYHRAAVYAGEVYLLIRSKRLIRDLAQGFDGHIRAAEVHAHEAADWVRSLRAA; the protein is encoded by the coding sequence ATGAATAAACGCGAGGCATCGGCCCTGTTTCGGGGGCGTTTGGCGCAACTTCTGGCCCAAAGCCGCATGACCCAATCTGCGTTCGCGGAGAGCCTTGGCATTGACCGCTCGGCGCTCTCGCAGCTTCTGACCGGGCCTGACCCGCGCTTGCCCCGCGCCGAAACCCTGTTGGCAATTGCGGCGCAGTTTCAGGTTTCGGCCGACTGGTTGCTGGGCCTGAGTGAAGATACCGGCACGGTGACCCAGACCCTAGACAGCGTCGAGACTGAAGCCGCGCTGGACAGCGAAAGCCGCACAGCGATGGAGCGCTGGCATCAGGAAGCCACCGGCCAGAAAATGCGCTATGTGCCTGCGCATTTGCCGGATCTGATGCGAACGCCTGAAGTTATTGCCTTTCAGGCGCAACAGTCCGAGCAAGAACGCCGCCGCCTGCACGCCCAGACCCAGCGCCGCTTACGCCTGTCGCGTGCCCCCGAAGCCGATATCGAGATGTGTATGCCGCTGCAAAGTTTCGAGATATTCGCGGCAGGTTGTGGCGTCTGGCGCGGCTTGCCTGCGGCTGTGCGGCAAAAGCAGTTGGACTATATCGCGCAGACGGTGGACGAGTTGTACCCCTCGTTTCGCATGTATCTGTTCGATGGGCGCAAGCGGTTTGCCCCGCCGATGACCCTGTTTGGCTATCACCGCGCCGCCGTTTATGCGGGCGAGGTGTATCTGCTGATCCGCTCGAAGCGCCTTATCCGTGATCTGGCGCAGGGCTTTGACGGGCATATTCGCGCCGCCGAAGTGCATGCCCATGAAGCGGCAGATTGGGTTCGAAGTTTAAGGGCGGCGTGA
- a CDS encoding trimethylamine methyltransferase family protein, giving the protein MDHPAPARPRRHGGRGGNARRTTSFRLDQMPWCVPCNTDQPTAPLTEDGIEAIHQAALYILAEIGVEFLNEEALALFRHAGCRVEGANVRMDADFVMEMLARAPANFTITPRKPAHAVPIGGAHMAFVNVSSPPATWDMVRGKRTGDYESYREFLMLTQAFNCIHLVGGYPVEPVDIHPAIRHLDCIEQKLLLTDKPVHAYSLGRERVEDAMEMVRIAGGLSHAEFDAAPRMFTNINSVSPLRHDFPMIDGALRMARRGQPVIVTPFTLAGAMAPVTMAGAVAQSLAEALCAIALIQYAAPGAPVVIGTFTSNVDMRSGAPAFGTPEYMRATQMTGQLARRYCLPMRSSGVCTANIPDAQAMWETCNSLWAAVQSGSNIVYHAAGWLEGGLMASPEKFVMDCEMLQMIQRYFDPMLTATTPDDLALDAIREVGAGGHFFGVQHTRERYETAFYSPIASDWRNYEAWERDGATDTITRAHRIYRNIVDSFTPPPIDEGIRDELGDFVARRKSEGGAPTDF; this is encoded by the coding sequence ATGGATCACCCCGCACCCGCGCGTCCCCGCCGCCATGGCGGGCGTGGGGGAAATGCCCGCAGGACTACCAGTTTCAGGCTGGACCAGATGCCGTGGTGCGTGCCTTGCAATACCGACCAGCCGACCGCCCCCCTGACCGAAGACGGAATCGAGGCGATCCATCAGGCTGCGCTGTATATTCTGGCTGAGATCGGCGTTGAATTCCTGAATGAAGAAGCTTTGGCCCTGTTTCGGCACGCAGGCTGCCGGGTCGAGGGTGCGAATGTGCGCATGGACGCCGATTTCGTCATGGAAATGCTGGCCCGCGCACCTGCAAATTTCACCATCACCCCGCGCAAGCCCGCGCATGCTGTTCCGATTGGCGGGGCGCATATGGCGTTTGTCAACGTCTCGTCCCCGCCTGCGACATGGGACATGGTCCGTGGCAAGCGCACAGGCGATTACGAGAGCTACCGCGAATTTCTGATGCTGACGCAGGCGTTCAACTGCATTCATCTGGTGGGCGGCTATCCGGTTGAGCCGGTCGATATTCACCCCGCAATCCGCCATCTGGACTGTATTGAGCAGAAATTGCTGCTGACCGACAAACCTGTGCATGCCTACAGCCTTGGGCGCGAACGGGTTGAGGATGCGATGGAAATGGTGCGTATCGCGGGCGGGCTGAGCCATGCAGAATTTGACGCCGCACCGCGCATGTTCACGAATATCAACTCTGTCTCGCCGCTGCGCCATGATTTCCCCATGATCGACGGCGCACTCAGAATGGCGCGGCGCGGCCAGCCGGTGATTGTCACCCCCTTTACGCTGGCGGGCGCGATGGCGCCGGTCACGATGGCAGGGGCCGTCGCGCAATCATTGGCCGAGGCGCTATGTGCAATTGCGCTGATCCAATATGCCGCCCCCGGCGCGCCTGTTGTGATCGGCACCTTCACCTCGAATGTCGATATGCGTTCGGGCGCGCCTGCCTTTGGTACGCCGGAATATATGCGCGCCACCCAGATGACCGGCCAACTGGCGCGCCGCTATTGCTTGCCCATGCGCTCCTCTGGGGTGTGTACGGCCAATATTCCTGACGCACAGGCCATGTGGGAAACCTGCAACAGCCTGTGGGCAGCGGTGCAATCGGGGTCCAACATCGTCTATCACGCGGCGGGCTGGCTGGAGGGGGGGCTGATGGCCAGCCCCGAGAAATTCGTGATGGATTGCGAGATGCTGCAAATGATCCAGCGGTATTTCGACCCCATGCTGACAGCCACCACCCCTGATGACCTTGCGCTGGATGCGATCCGCGAGGTTGGCGCTGGTGGGCATTTCTTCGGCGTCCAGCACACGCGAGAGCGGTATGAGACGGCCTTTTATTCCCCCATCGCCTCGGACTGGCGCAATTATGAGGCTTGGGAACGCGATGGCGCCACGGACACCATCACCCGCGCCCACCGCATTTACCGCAACATCGTCGACAGCTTCACCCCGCCGCCGATAGATGAAGGTATCCGAGATGAACTGGGCGACTTCGTGGCGCGCCGCAAATCCGAAGGGGGCGCGCCGACAGATTTCTAG
- a CDS encoding selenium-binding protein SBP56-related protein: MTLRPDPTFHATAQLAMQAPVENYGFVVMLSPDGSQPDGIAVVDLNPKSDGYGSIVHQILMPNKGDEFHHFGWNACSSSLSPLSGHAFLERRYLIVPGIRSSRIYVIDTKDPLDLKIHKIIEPEEVFAKTGYSRPHTIHCGPEGIYVSTLGGGGKDGMDGPPGIFIMDCETFDIIGRYEMDRGKQEKHYDFWWNLPQDYMVSSEWGLPPQFENGLVPEELLSNKYGHALHFWDLRKRKNIQTIDFGENHQMTLEVRPAHDPKKSYGFCSIVVDTTNLQAAVFTWWRDEDGTWQAKKTITIDPRPEKPENLPPLLQGFEAVPPLITDIDLSLDDKYLYVSCWGLGELHQYDVSDPMNPFLAGKVELGGIARGTKHPNGREFVFGPQMVEISRDGKRVYWTNSLYSTWDSQFYPEQEGGQMVMALVGENGGLTLDKDFFVEFPKGHRAHQIRLEGGDCSTDSFCYPNV; the protein is encoded by the coding sequence ATGACTTTACGACCAGATCCGACATTTCATGCCACAGCGCAGCTCGCCATGCAGGCCCCGGTAGAAAACTACGGCTTCGTGGTGATGCTCAGCCCCGACGGGTCGCAGCCTGACGGGATTGCAGTGGTCGACCTGAATCCGAAATCCGATGGTTACGGCAGCATTGTCCATCAGATTTTGATGCCCAATAAAGGCGACGAGTTTCATCATTTTGGCTGGAATGCCTGCTCGTCCTCTTTATCTCCCTTGTCTGGACATGCCTTTCTGGAACGGCGCTATCTGATCGTGCCGGGGATACGCTCTTCGCGCATCTATGTCATCGACACCAAAGATCCGCTGGACCTGAAAATCCACAAAATCATCGAGCCGGAAGAGGTGTTTGCCAAGACCGGCTATTCGCGCCCCCATACCATCCATTGCGGGCCGGAGGGGATTTATGTCTCGACGCTGGGTGGGGGCGGCAAGGACGGGATGGACGGGCCACCGGGCATCTTCATCATGGATTGCGAAACCTTTGACATCATCGGGCGGTATGAAATGGACCGCGGCAAGCAAGAAAAGCACTATGATTTCTGGTGGAACCTGCCGCAGGATTATATGGTGAGTTCCGAGTGGGGCCTGCCGCCACAATTCGAAAATGGCCTCGTGCCCGAAGAACTGTTATCCAATAAATATGGCCATGCGCTTCATTTCTGGGACTTGCGAAAGCGCAAGAACATCCAGACGATCGACTTTGGCGAAAACCACCAGATGACACTGGAAGTGCGCCCCGCCCATGACCCGAAGAAGTCCTATGGTTTTTGCAGCATCGTTGTAGACACAACAAACTTGCAGGCGGCTGTCTTTACCTGGTGGCGTGACGAGGATGGCACGTGGCAGGCGAAGAAGACGATCACCATCGACCCGCGCCCCGAAAAGCCCGAGAATCTGCCACCCCTGCTACAGGGGTTCGAGGCCGTGCCACCACTGATCACCGATATCGACCTCAGCCTTGATGACAAATACCTTTATGTCTCGTGCTGGGGGTTGGGCGAGCTGCATCAATATGACGTGTCAGACCCGATGAACCCGTTTCTTGCCGGCAAGGTCGAGTTGGGTGGCATCGCGCGCGGCACGAAGCACCCGAATGGGCGTGAGTTTGTGTTCGGGCCGCAGATGGTCGAAATCAGCCGTGACGGTAAACGCGTTTACTGGACAAACTCGCTCTATTCCACGTGGGACAGCCAGTTCTATCCTGAACAGGAAGGCGGCCAGATGGTCATGGCGCTTGTCGGTGAAAACGGTGGGCTGACGCTGGACAAGGATTTCTTCGTAGAATTCCCCAAGGGCCACCGCGCGCACCAGATCAGACTGGAAGGCGGGGACTGCTCGACCGACAGCTTCTGCTATCCCAACGTTTGA
- a CDS encoding IclR family transcriptional regulator gives MHLDRLITILEIIAVAGRPVSATEIQRATGLPKPTCYRLVQTLQDQGLVTAPAGDGRVVIGERLIRIALLGKSDVDVRRAAAPLLKAAAVQFNETVFLSRFRNSQVEIIHVETPEDPARAYIHPGLGVRPMHACSCSKAIAAFSEPEFQACIISGSLKAYTEHTLTTEAELRADFARIVERGFADCDQEIDLGIASVAAPVSIGNIGATFSVGAVGPIRRFGEAYRSEIGRKLVDLATRVSGAIQLCNVVEV, from the coding sequence ATGCATCTGGACCGCTTGATCACAATACTTGAAATCATTGCTGTGGCGGGGCGACCTGTTTCAGCGACCGAGATTCAAAGGGCAACCGGTCTGCCCAAACCAACCTGCTACCGCTTGGTTCAGACGCTTCAGGATCAGGGTCTTGTCACGGCCCCTGCTGGTGATGGGCGCGTCGTGATTGGCGAGCGGTTGATCCGGATTGCATTGCTGGGGAAATCTGACGTGGATGTCCGTCGGGCGGCGGCCCCGCTGTTGAAAGCCGCTGCGGTACAGTTCAACGAAACGGTATTTCTGTCGCGCTTTCGCAATAGTCAGGTCGAGATCATTCACGTCGAAACGCCCGAAGACCCTGCGCGCGCCTATATTCACCCCGGCTTGGGCGTGCGTCCGATGCATGCCTGTTCGTGTTCCAAGGCCATCGCCGCCTTTTCCGAGCCGGAATTTCAGGCCTGTATCATCAGCGGCAGCCTGAAGGCCTATACCGAACACACGCTGACCACCGAAGCCGAGTTGCGCGCGGATTTTGCGCGGATCGTGGAACGTGGCTTTGCCGATTGCGATCAGGAAATCGACCTTGGGATCGCAAGTGTGGCCGCACCGGTTTCCATTGGCAATATCGGCGCGACATTCAGCGTGGGGGCCGTTGGGCCGATCCGGCGTTTTGGAGAGGCGTATCGCTCTGAAATCGGGCGGAAACTTGTTGATCTGGCCACCCGTGTCAGTGGGGCCATTCAACTGTGCAACGTGGTCGAGGTTTGA
- a CDS encoding S-(hydroxymethyl)glutathione dehydrogenase/class III alcohol dehydrogenase: MRTRAAVALEAGKPLTIMEVNLDGPKAGEVLIEIKATGICHTDEFTRSGADPEGLFPSILGHEGAGIVIEVGEGVTTLKPGDHVIPLYTPECRECYSCRSGKTNLCTAIRGTQGQGLMPDGTTRFSMLDGTPIYHYMGCSTFANHTVMPEIALAKVRDDAPFDKICYIGCGVTTGIGAVINTAGVEIGSTAAVFGLGGIGLNVIQGLRMAGADMIIGVDLNDGKEEMARKFGMTHFINPSKVENVVGEIVKLTQRGDDAIGGVDYSFDATGNVKVMRDALECSHRGWGVSVIIGVAPAGAEISTRPFQLVTGRVWKGTAFGGAKGRSDVPKFVDWYMNGKIEIDSMITHKLTLDQINDGFDLMHEGKSIRAVVEF; the protein is encoded by the coding sequence ATGCGCACACGTGCCGCCGTGGCCCTTGAGGCCGGAAAACCGCTGACGATCATGGAGGTGAACCTTGACGGCCCGAAGGCGGGCGAGGTTCTGATTGAGATCAAGGCAACAGGCATTTGCCACACGGATGAGTTCACCCGCTCCGGCGCGGACCCCGAGGGACTGTTCCCCTCCATTCTGGGTCATGAGGGCGCAGGCATCGTGATCGAGGTCGGCGAAGGGGTCACAACCCTGAAACCGGGCGATCATGTCATCCCGCTTTACACGCCCGAATGCCGCGAATGCTATTCCTGCCGCTCAGGCAAGACCAACCTCTGCACCGCCATTCGCGGCACCCAAGGCCAAGGGCTGATGCCCGATGGCACGACGCGGTTTTCGATGCTCGATGGCACGCCGATCTATCACTATATGGGCTGCTCGACCTTTGCCAATCACACAGTCATGCCGGAAATCGCACTGGCCAAGGTGCGCGACGACGCGCCCTTTGACAAGATCTGCTATATCGGCTGCGGCGTGACGACCGGCATTGGCGCGGTCATCAACACAGCAGGGGTTGAGATCGGGTCCACTGCGGCGGTGTTCGGGCTGGGGGGCATTGGCCTCAACGTCATTCAGGGTCTGCGCATGGCGGGTGCGGATATGATCATCGGGGTCGACCTGAATGACGGCAAGGAAGAGATGGCGCGCAAATTCGGCATGACGCATTTCATCAACCCGTCCAAGGTCGAGAATGTGGTGGGTGAGATTGTGAAACTGACGCAGCGCGGCGATGACGCGATTGGCGGTGTGGATTATTCGTTTGATGCCACCGGCAATGTGAAGGTGATGCGCGACGCGCTGGAATGCAGCCACCGGGGCTGGGGCGTGTCGGTCATTATCGGCGTGGCCCCTGCGGGCGCAGAAATCTCGACCCGGCCGTTTCAGCTGGTCACGGGGCGCGTGTGGAAAGGCACGGCGTTTGGCGGGGCCAAGGGGCGCAGTGATGTGCCGAAATTCGTGGACTGGTACATGAATGGCAAGATCGAGATCGACTCGATGATCACCCACAAGCTGACGCTCGACCAGATCAATGACGGGTTCGATCTGATGCATGAAGGCAAATCCATCAGGGCCGTGGTCGAGTTTTGA
- the istB gene encoding IS21-like element helper ATPase IstB — MSDTPQILLDHRLKSLRLPTVLREYGKLARQCAKEGHDHVEFLARLVELEMIDRERRMIERRIKAAKFPAVKSLDSFDFKAIPALNKMQVLELARCEWIDRRENVIALGPSGTGKTHVALGLGLSACQKGLSVGFVTAAALVHELMEARDERRLLRLQKQMVGYKLLIIDELGFVPLSKTGAELLFELISQRYERGSTLITSNLPFDEWTETFGSERLTGALLDRLTHHVNILEMNGESYRLGQSKARQATPKT; from the coding sequence ATGAGCGACACTCCTCAAATCCTGCTGGACCATCGCCTCAAATCCCTGCGGCTGCCAACGGTGCTGCGAGAATATGGCAAATTGGCCCGCCAATGCGCCAAAGAGGGGCATGACCATGTTGAGTTCCTCGCACGTTTGGTTGAATTGGAAATGATCGACCGTGAACGGCGGATGATCGAACGGCGCATCAAGGCCGCGAAGTTCCCAGCTGTCAAAAGCCTGGATAGCTTCGACTTCAAGGCGATCCCGGCCTTGAACAAGATGCAAGTGCTGGAGTTGGCGCGCTGCGAATGGATTGACCGGCGCGAGAATGTCATAGCGCTCGGCCCCTCAGGCACGGGCAAGACCCATGTTGCTTTGGGCCTTGGCCTATCTGCCTGTCAAAAAGGCCTGTCGGTCGGCTTTGTTACGGCTGCAGCGCTGGTTCACGAACTGATGGAGGCCAGAGACGAACGCAGGCTCTTGCGGCTTCAAAAGCAGATGGTGGGTTACAAGCTGCTCATCATCGACGAATTGGGCTTTGTGCCGCTCAGTAAAACCGGGGCTGAATTGCTGTTCGAGTTGATCTCCCAACGCTACGAGCGCGGCTCCACGCTGATCACAAGCAACCTGCCATTCGACGAATGGACCGAAACCTTTGGGTCAGAACGCCTGACAGGCGCACTGCTCGATCGCCTGACCCACCATGTCAACATCCTTGAGATGAATGGCGAAAGCTACCGCCTTGGACAAAGCAAGGCGCGTCAGGCAACACCCAAAACCTAA